The following are encoded in a window of Haloarcula laminariae genomic DNA:
- a CDS encoding aminopeptidase: MDPRIREHASVIVDHSIDLEAGDDLVIDAHPVAEDLVVALHELAADRGANPLVVQDRLGERYQRAFLRNREEFETPGHMEALYEAMDKYIAIRANANVTETSDVDPETNAAYQQAMQPLLSERLSKPWCLTQYPAAANAQLAGMSTEAYEDFVWDAVNKDWDAVREHQSQMVDILDPADEVRIVSGETTDVTMSVAGNPTLNDYGEKNLPGGEVFTAPVADSVEGEVLFDKPLYHQGREVTDVFLRFEAGEVVEHSAGKNEALLSEVLDTDEGASRLGELGIGMNRAIDRFTYNMLFDEKMGDTVHMAVGRAYEDTVGEDNEQNDSAVHVDMIVDMSEDSFIEVDGERVQEDGTFVFEE, translated from the coding sequence ATGGACCCGCGAATCCGCGAACACGCGTCCGTCATCGTCGACCACTCCATCGACCTGGAGGCCGGCGACGACCTCGTCATCGACGCCCACCCCGTCGCCGAGGACCTCGTCGTCGCGCTCCACGAACTCGCCGCCGACCGCGGCGCGAACCCGCTGGTCGTCCAGGACCGCCTGGGCGAGCGCTACCAGCGGGCCTTCCTCCGGAACCGCGAGGAGTTCGAGACGCCCGGCCACATGGAGGCGCTGTACGAGGCCATGGACAAGTACATCGCCATCCGGGCGAACGCGAACGTCACCGAGACCAGCGACGTCGACCCCGAGACCAACGCCGCCTACCAGCAGGCGATGCAACCGCTGCTCTCCGAGCGGCTCTCGAAGCCGTGGTGTCTCACGCAGTACCCCGCCGCGGCCAACGCCCAGCTGGCGGGCATGTCCACCGAGGCCTACGAGGACTTCGTCTGGGACGCCGTCAACAAGGACTGGGACGCGGTCCGTGAACACCAGTCCCAGATGGTCGACATCCTCGACCCCGCCGACGAGGTCCGCATCGTCTCCGGCGAGACCACCGACGTGACGATGTCCGTCGCCGGCAACCCGACGCTCAACGACTACGGCGAGAAGAACCTCCCCGGCGGCGAGGTGTTCACCGCGCCCGTGGCCGACAGCGTCGAGGGCGAGGTGCTGTTCGACAAGCCACTCTACCACCAGGGACGGGAGGTTACCGACGTGTTCCTCCGCTTCGAGGCCGGCGAAGTCGTTGAGCACAGCGCCGGCAAGAACGAGGCCCTCCTGTCGGAAGTGCTCGACACCGACGAGGGCGCGAGCCGCCTGGGCGAACTCGGCATCGGGATGAACCGCGCCATCGACCGTTTCACCTACAACATGCTGTTCGACGAGAAGATGGGCGACACCGTCCACATGGCCGTCGGGCGGGCCTACGAGGACACCGTCGGCGAGGACAACGAGCAGAACGACTCCGCGGTCCACGTCGACATGATAGTGGACATGTCCGAGGACTCCTTTATCGAGGTGGACGGCGAACGCGTCCAGGAGGACGGGACGTTCGTCTTCGAGGAGTAG
- a CDS encoding YccF domain-containing protein: protein MSDSPSLLVRAVWFVFVGWWLTGLWLSVAWFLNVTIVGIPLGIKMINKVPFVLSLKQRDRLVDGAERRSQYSVPVRAVWFVFVGWWASGLWTGVAYALTLSIVGIPLAVWMYNKLPFVVSLYSY from the coding sequence ATGAGCGACTCCCCCTCACTGCTCGTCCGCGCCGTCTGGTTCGTCTTCGTTGGCTGGTGGCTGACCGGCCTCTGGCTCTCCGTCGCCTGGTTCCTGAACGTCACCATCGTCGGCATCCCGCTGGGTATCAAGATGATAAACAAAGTGCCGTTCGTCCTCTCGCTGAAGCAGCGCGACCGGCTCGTCGACGGGGCCGAGCGCCGGTCGCAGTACTCCGTCCCCGTGCGAGCGGTGTGGTTCGTCTTCGTCGGCTGGTGGGCCAGCGGCCTCTGGACCGGCGTCGCCTACGCCCTGACGCTCTCTATCGTCGGCATCCCGCTGGCGGTGTGGATGTACAACAAGCTCCCCTTCGTGGTCTCGCTGTACAGCTACTAG
- a CDS encoding metallophosphoesterase → MLTVISDTHGTDEHRLTGRTLDAVRDADRVVHAGDFTTKAVYDAIDAEASALTAVAGNNERPALRERLPTEASVEWNGYQILVVHGHRHSDTALGVLARQEAADIVVVGHSHRPEIGELDGRLLVNPGSYADPRRYRPAHAELDTEDGTLRVRLRSPDGESFETVTRPR, encoded by the coding sequence ATGCTCACCGTCATCTCCGACACCCACGGCACCGACGAGCACCGTCTGACCGGGCGCACGCTCGATGCGGTCCGGGACGCCGACCGCGTCGTCCACGCCGGCGATTTCACGACCAAAGCCGTCTACGACGCCATCGACGCCGAAGCGAGCGCGCTCACCGCCGTCGCCGGCAACAACGAACGCCCGGCGCTTCGCGAGCGACTGCCGACCGAGGCGTCCGTCGAGTGGAACGGCTACCAGATTCTCGTGGTCCACGGGCACCGACACTCCGACACCGCACTCGGCGTGCTGGCCCGACAGGAAGCCGCCGACATCGTCGTCGTCGGCCACTCCCACCGCCCCGAAATCGGCGAGCTGGACGGCCGCCTGCTGGTCAATCCCGGGAGCTACGCCGACCCGCGCCGCTACCGCCCGGCACACGCCGAACTCGACACGGAAGACGGCACCCTCCGGGTCCGACTGCGTTCGCCCGACGGCGAGAGCTTCGAGACGGTCACGCGGCCGCGCTGA
- a CDS encoding DUF1109 domain-containing protein, giving the protein MKLAIDSGKLLYALGVVFAAAALLYFSRDVVFTLSITVKAALLFLLFVALFLAGLTVKRDVLDVVAFALAGVSYIVFVGYVVIRYGPSETGTFALLAFSAALFVALGYLLREGIITVPRRQAVGVAVGLLLVSVALVGVDAVGGDVTYDLTTESSVTVQPVEDGPNPYGERERRVGTLTASNNFVFTRALSLPSLSGCLVGGDTMPDREPYLSYEYPGYAQPDTIAGDTTRTFPIVADLQIDRNRTEPMTYAVERGSDCSAQRDRPTLLVSVDSEDRRLD; this is encoded by the coding sequence ATGAAACTCGCAATCGACAGCGGGAAGTTACTGTACGCCCTGGGCGTGGTCTTCGCCGCCGCGGCGCTCCTGTACTTCTCGCGCGACGTCGTGTTCACACTCTCGATTACGGTCAAGGCGGCGCTGTTGTTCCTGCTGTTCGTCGCCCTGTTCCTCGCCGGCCTCACGGTCAAGCGCGACGTACTGGACGTGGTGGCCTTCGCCCTGGCGGGGGTCAGCTACATCGTCTTCGTGGGCTACGTCGTCATCCGATACGGGCCGAGCGAGACGGGAACCTTCGCGCTGCTGGCGTTTTCGGCCGCCCTGTTCGTCGCACTGGGGTATCTGCTTCGGGAGGGGATAATAACAGTCCCGCGCCGGCAGGCCGTCGGCGTCGCGGTGGGACTCCTGCTCGTCAGCGTCGCGCTGGTCGGCGTCGACGCCGTCGGGGGCGACGTGACGTACGACCTGACGACAGAGTCGTCGGTCACCGTCCAACCGGTCGAAGATGGGCCAAACCCGTACGGAGAGCGGGAACGACGGGTCGGGACGCTGACAGCGAGTAACAACTTCGTCTTCACCCGGGCGCTCTCGCTCCCGTCGCTCAGTGGCTGTCTGGTCGGCGGCGACACCATGCCGGACCGCGAACCGTACCTCTCCTACGAGTACCCGGGCTACGCACAGCCCGACACCATCGCCGGCGACACCACGCGGACCTTCCCCATCGTCGCGGACCTCCAGATAGACCGCAACCGGACCGAGCCGATGACCTACGCCGTCGAGCGGGGCAGCGATTGCAGCGCCCAGCGCGACCGGCCGACGCTGCTGGTCTCGGTCGACAGCGAGGACCGACGGCTGGACTAG
- a CDS encoding MFS transporter, translating to MDAAARRRGLAIVLAVVFLDLLGFGIIIPILPYYTRSFPGGTEFVIGLLAASYSATQFVFAPLLGSLSDRVGRRPVLVVSLLGSVVAWTVFGLAEALWLLFLARMLAGAMGGNLSTAQAYVADVTPPERRATALGYIGAAFGLGFIFGPGIGAVLSFDATIAAVDALAPAAVPITRFSLPSFAAAFFSLCGVVVALAFLPESRTPDGGAPRGDRTSAVAQLRAAVATPGLRELLTAFFLVSVAFSGVTVMFIPYVADIYGYTAAQSALLLTYIGLLAVLTQGVLIGRLTARYGPVPLAVAGAMLLAVATGLLPFSRPLGGLLPDLSGLVPVLTPDLLGLLAVLTLLPVGNGVLSVTLTALVSRRASADLQGSAFGVTQGAGSLARTVGPPVMGGLYAGVGYWAPFVVGALLLLPVVALVARLGRDAAAADARPADPGHVR from the coding sequence ATGGACGCCGCCGCCCGCAGACGCGGGCTCGCCATCGTGCTGGCCGTGGTCTTTCTGGACCTGCTCGGCTTCGGCATCATCATCCCCATCCTCCCCTACTACACCCGCTCGTTCCCGGGCGGGACGGAGTTCGTCATCGGCCTGCTGGCGGCGTCGTACTCGGCGACGCAGTTCGTCTTCGCGCCGCTTCTGGGGTCGCTGTCGGACCGCGTCGGCCGCCGACCGGTGCTGGTGGTCTCGCTGCTTGGCTCCGTCGTCGCCTGGACGGTCTTCGGGCTGGCCGAGGCGCTGTGGCTCCTCTTTCTCGCCCGGATGCTGGCCGGCGCGATGGGCGGGAACCTCTCGACGGCACAGGCCTACGTCGCCGACGTGACGCCGCCCGAGCGACGGGCCACGGCGCTCGGCTACATCGGCGCCGCGTTCGGGCTGGGGTTCATCTTCGGGCCGGGCATCGGCGCAGTGTTGAGCTTCGACGCGACCATCGCCGCCGTCGACGCGCTCGCGCCCGCCGCCGTTCCCATCACCCGCTTCTCGCTGCCGAGCTTCGCGGCCGCCTTCTTCAGCCTCTGTGGCGTGGTCGTCGCGCTGGCCTTCCTGCCCGAGTCCCGCACGCCCGACGGCGGAGCGCCCCGCGGCGACCGCACCTCCGCCGTCGCCCAGCTCCGGGCCGCCGTCGCTACGCCGGGCCTGCGGGAGCTGTTGACCGCCTTCTTCCTCGTCTCCGTCGCCTTCTCGGGCGTCACGGTCATGTTCATCCCCTACGTCGCCGACATCTACGGCTACACGGCGGCCCAGAGCGCGCTGCTGCTCACGTACATCGGGCTGCTCGCGGTCCTCACACAGGGCGTGCTCATCGGGCGTCTGACGGCTCGCTACGGCCCGGTCCCGCTGGCTGTCGCGGGCGCGATGCTGCTCGCCGTCGCCACCGGCCTGCTCCCGTTCTCCCGGCCGCTCGGCGGACTGCTGCCGGACCTCTCGGGGCTCGTCCCCGTCCTCACGCCCGACCTGCTGGGGCTGCTGGCGGTGTTGACTCTGCTCCCGGTCGGCAACGGCGTCCTCTCGGTGACGCTGACGGCGCTGGTCTCCCGGCGGGCCAGCGCGGACCTGCAGGGGAGCGCCTTCGGCGTCACGCAGGGCGCGGGCAGCCTCGCCCGCACCGTCGGCCCGCCGGTGATGGGCGGGCTCTACGCCGGCGTCGGCTACTGGGCGCCCTTCGTCGTCGGGGCCCTCCTGCTTCTCCCGGTCGTCGCGCTGGTCGCCCGGCTGGGCAGGGACGCGGCCGCGGCCGACGCCCGGCCGGCCGACCCGGGCCACGTCAGATAG
- a CDS encoding DUF373 family protein: protein MLLVLCVDLDDDLGRKTDIETPVVGRDNVVDAAVALASADPEDSDVNVLFEGVHIADEIDDEPVEVAAVTGVDAGDVAANRAVGEEVDTVLASLTASEDVRALVVTDGAQDESVVPVIRSRIRIDGVRRVVVRQAQDLESMYYTIKQVLDDPETRGTILVPLGILLLIYPMTIAVESLGYPGSALGIISGLLGLYVLGRGLGVERILDKAVSRATSGFYGGRVTIITYVVAAALLAIGGVSGVNTYEAQPKPLSAVEVLASLVNGAVQWFAAAGITSSLGRVTDEYLHGVFEWRYLNAPFYVLAIGGVLHGLSAFFLGSRTLEYLAVVLTGGTLLGLASTLAFAIAESRLEGAKRHNQGPSGPSSE from the coding sequence ATGCTGCTGGTGCTGTGTGTGGACCTGGACGACGACCTCGGTCGCAAGACCGACATCGAGACGCCCGTCGTCGGTCGCGACAACGTCGTCGACGCAGCCGTCGCACTGGCCAGCGCGGACCCGGAGGACTCGGACGTGAACGTCCTCTTCGAGGGGGTCCACATCGCCGACGAGATAGACGACGAGCCGGTCGAGGTCGCGGCCGTCACCGGCGTCGACGCCGGGGACGTGGCCGCAAACCGGGCCGTCGGCGAGGAGGTCGACACCGTGCTGGCCTCGCTGACGGCGAGCGAGGACGTCCGGGCCCTGGTCGTCACCGACGGGGCCCAGGACGAGTCCGTGGTGCCGGTCATCCGCTCGCGCATCCGCATCGACGGCGTGCGCCGCGTCGTCGTCCGCCAGGCACAGGACCTCGAATCGATGTACTACACTATCAAGCAGGTGCTCGACGACCCCGAGACCCGCGGGACGATTCTCGTACCGCTCGGTATCCTCCTGCTCATCTACCCGATGACCATCGCCGTCGAGTCGCTCGGCTATCCGGGGTCGGCGCTGGGCATCATCTCGGGGCTGCTCGGGCTGTACGTCCTCGGGCGCGGGCTCGGCGTCGAGCGCATCCTGGACAAGGCCGTCAGCCGCGCGACGTCGGGCTTTTACGGCGGCCGCGTCACCATCATCACCTACGTCGTCGCCGCGGCCCTGCTCGCCATCGGCGGCGTCAGCGGCGTCAACACCTACGAGGCCCAGCCCAAACCCCTCTCGGCCGTCGAGGTGCTCGCGTCGCTGGTCAACGGCGCCGTCCAGTGGTTCGCCGCCGCGGGTATCACCTCCAGTCTGGGCCGCGTCACGGACGAGTACCTCCACGGCGTCTTCGAGTGGCGCTATCTCAACGCCCCCTTCTACGTGCTCGCCATCGGCGGCGTGCTCCACGGGCTCTCGGCCTTCTTCCTCGGCAGCCGCACGCTGGAGTACCTCGCCGTCGTCCTCACCGGCGGCACGCTGCTGGGGCTCGCGAGCACGCTCGCGTTCGCCATCGCCGAATCCCGGCTGGAGGGCGCCAAGCGCCACAACCAAGGCCCCAGCGGCCCCTCCTCCGAGTGA
- a CDS encoding radical SAM protein — MISEGCEQCAKGGKMVLFVYGYCDQRDCFYCPLGENRKNVTQMYANERPVEDDSDVIEEAKRMSALGTSITGGEPQEVLDRTCHYLELLKDEFGGDHHTHLYTGITGGRENMRRLSEAGLDEIRFHPPLELWGDMHGTEWEEILYIAREEGLTPAFEIPGIRAEPEFLEFLDEGAADFCNINEFEMSDGNYRRMQEEGFELKEDHMSAVEGSHDILEQMGDHEKVYFCTSVFKDAAQHRSRLKRMAKNIRREFDDVTEDGTLVYGKAWVGEARLKELGVPEEFYAVKSDHVELAWWLLEEMVEDGDVPKGELVEQYPTYDGTVVERTPLSGGTGSGRATADD, encoded by the coding sequence ATGATTTCCGAGGGCTGCGAACAGTGCGCCAAAGGCGGGAAGATGGTGCTGTTCGTCTACGGCTACTGCGACCAGCGGGACTGCTTCTACTGCCCCCTCGGGGAGAACCGCAAGAACGTCACCCAGATGTACGCCAACGAGCGTCCCGTCGAGGACGACAGCGACGTCATCGAGGAGGCAAAGCGCATGAGCGCGCTGGGGACCTCCATCACCGGCGGCGAGCCACAGGAGGTGCTCGACCGGACCTGTCACTACCTGGAACTGCTGAAAGACGAGTTCGGCGGGGACCACCACACCCACCTGTACACGGGTATCACCGGCGGCCGCGAGAACATGCGCCGGCTCTCCGAGGCGGGACTGGACGAGATTCGCTTCCACCCGCCCCTGGAACTGTGGGGCGACATGCACGGGACCGAGTGGGAGGAGATCCTCTATATCGCCCGCGAGGAGGGGCTGACGCCGGCCTTCGAGATTCCCGGTATCCGCGCCGAACCGGAGTTCCTGGAGTTCCTCGACGAGGGCGCCGCGGACTTCTGTAACATCAACGAGTTCGAGATGTCCGACGGGAACTACCGCCGGATGCAGGAGGAGGGGTTCGAGCTCAAGGAGGACCACATGAGCGCCGTCGAGGGCTCCCACGACATCCTCGAACAGATGGGCGACCACGAGAAGGTGTACTTCTGTACCAGCGTCTTCAAGGACGCCGCCCAGCACCGCTCCCGGCTCAAACGGATGGCCAAGAACATCCGCCGGGAGTTCGACGATGTCACCGAGGACGGCACGCTCGTCTACGGGAAGGCGTGGGTCGGCGAGGCCCGACTGAAAGAGCTGGGCGTCCCCGAGGAGTTCTACGCCGTCAAGAGCGACCACGTCGAGCTCGCCTGGTGGCTGCTGGAGGAGATGGTCGAGGACGGCGACGTGCCCAAGGGCGAACTCGTCGAGCAGTACCCGACCTACGACGGGACCGTAGTCGAACGGACTCCGCTGTCGGGCGGAACCGGTAGCGGCCGGGCGACCGCCGACGACTGA
- a CDS encoding methyl-accepting chemotaxis protein has translation MSSLRGTLDIRGSYGAKFVLALVTVALLTSGIGLTIYTTVDAKITTETQQHLTATADSEADQLHNWHKLTDQQLVSVTRTAAVRSGDAHQTSDLLTRISERDAIAGTHLVNTTSGTVVVSTGDGTGVTSGGTLEANVSEQLRATANRDGSQTGTTYSDPFRTADGTPAVLVTATTPSHDSRVVLAVVDLARLSEQTVGTHEENELQTTVTVVNASGTVILSSDRETLLTRDPIGANLGQEASGFHTETAGEDVAVAHAQVSEMPWVVTNRQPTSEAYALRNTVSRQILGLVGALLVGLAAIGVTIGRNTIRSVNDLAEKTETLRDGDLDSAIESSRRDEFGAVYTGLDEMRRSLGEKIDEAEVERERAEDARSNAEQAREEAVELNERLESQAGQYSEVMAACADGDLTRRLPTDAETDAMSRIATAYNEMMDEWEATIHEVRSFSEAVQSASSDVSATVASVHDHSEAARSAVVEMADEADHQSEELQTVWSEMESLSATVEEMASTADTVRRRADEALDRSREGRTAATSAADTLDEIAASTDQAVAEVEQLDAAMSDIETVTNLISDIADQTTMLALNANIEAARAETDGDGFAVVADEVKTLADRTVEATGDIESSIERMRGQVERTVEEMHEAQRKVDTGTETVGDALTAFDGIVDDIEAATSGMREIDGVTDEQAGSTQEVVSMVETVGDISDRTAEQAGRVADTTTEQASAVERVESDVEQLSERASELTQLLATFEIDGTTTAETDVFDPAAAETGPEAATVDGDGTDESTRIVGDGSGD, from the coding sequence GTGAGCTCGTTACGAGGAACGCTGGATATACGTGGGAGCTACGGAGCGAAGTTCGTACTCGCGCTCGTGACAGTCGCGCTGTTGACGAGCGGAATCGGTCTGACGATATACACGACCGTTGATGCGAAGATTACGACGGAGACCCAGCAGCATCTGACAGCGACCGCCGATAGCGAAGCGGACCAGTTACACAACTGGCACAAGCTGACCGACCAGCAGCTCGTTTCCGTCACGCGGACGGCGGCTGTTCGGTCGGGCGACGCGCACCAAACGTCAGATCTCCTCACCCGGATATCCGAGCGCGACGCGATTGCGGGGACCCATCTGGTGAATACGACATCGGGGACAGTGGTGGTCAGTACCGGCGACGGTACGGGTGTCACATCCGGTGGGACACTGGAGGCGAACGTCTCCGAACAGCTGAGAGCGACAGCAAATCGGGACGGAAGCCAGACCGGGACGACGTACTCGGACCCGTTCCGGACGGCGGACGGGACCCCCGCGGTCCTCGTCACGGCGACGACGCCCAGCCACGACAGTCGGGTGGTCCTCGCGGTCGTGGACCTGGCCCGACTCTCCGAACAGACCGTCGGGACGCACGAGGAAAACGAGTTGCAAACGACGGTAACGGTCGTCAACGCCAGCGGGACGGTCATCCTATCGTCAGACCGGGAGACGCTGCTCACCCGGGACCCAATCGGTGCGAATCTCGGCCAAGAGGCGTCCGGCTTCCACACCGAGACGGCCGGGGAAGACGTGGCTGTCGCGCACGCGCAGGTCAGCGAGATGCCGTGGGTCGTAACCAACAGACAGCCGACATCGGAGGCGTACGCGCTCCGAAACACCGTCTCCAGGCAGATACTCGGGTTGGTCGGTGCGCTGTTAGTGGGTCTCGCTGCTATCGGCGTGACTATCGGCCGGAACACGATTCGGTCGGTCAACGACCTCGCCGAGAAGACGGAGACACTCCGTGACGGGGACCTCGACAGCGCCATCGAGAGTAGCCGGCGGGACGAGTTCGGGGCCGTGTACACCGGTCTCGACGAGATGCGCCGGTCCCTCGGGGAGAAAATCGACGAGGCGGAGGTCGAACGCGAGCGGGCCGAGGACGCGCGTTCGAACGCCGAGCAGGCCCGTGAGGAGGCGGTAGAACTGAACGAGCGACTGGAATCACAGGCCGGCCAGTACAGCGAGGTAATGGCGGCCTGTGCCGACGGTGACCTCACCCGGCGGCTGCCGACCGACGCCGAGACGGACGCGATGTCCCGAATCGCGACCGCGTACAACGAGATGATGGACGAGTGGGAGGCGACCATCCACGAGGTGCGGTCGTTCAGCGAGGCCGTCCAGTCGGCGAGCAGCGACGTCTCGGCCACCGTCGCGTCGGTCCACGACCACAGCGAAGCCGCCCGAAGCGCCGTCGTCGAGATGGCCGACGAGGCCGACCACCAGTCAGAGGAGCTCCAGACCGTCTGGAGCGAGATGGAGTCGCTCTCGGCGACCGTCGAGGAGATGGCCTCGACCGCCGACACGGTCCGGCGGCGCGCCGACGAGGCGCTCGACCGGAGTCGCGAGGGACGAACCGCCGCAACCAGCGCGGCCGACACGCTCGACGAGATAGCGGCCTCGACCGACCAGGCCGTCGCGGAGGTCGAGCAACTGGACGCGGCGATGAGCGACATCGAGACAGTCACAAACCTCATCTCCGATATCGCCGACCAGACGACGATGCTGGCGCTCAACGCCAACATCGAGGCGGCCCGTGCGGAGACAGACGGCGACGGGTTCGCCGTCGTCGCCGACGAGGTGAAGACCCTGGCCGACCGGACGGTCGAGGCGACTGGGGACATCGAGTCGTCCATCGAACGGATGCGCGGGCAGGTCGAGCGAACCGTCGAGGAGATGCACGAGGCCCAGCGCAAAGTCGACACCGGGACGGAGACGGTCGGTGACGCCCTGACCGCGTTCGACGGTATCGTGGACGACATCGAAGCGGCGACGAGCGGAATGCGGGAGATAGACGGCGTGACCGACGAACAGGCCGGCTCCACGCAGGAAGTCGTTTCGATGGTCGAGACGGTCGGCGACATCAGCGACCGGACCGCCGAGCAGGCCGGACGGGTCGCCGACACCACGACCGAACAGGCGAGCGCCGTCGAACGCGTCGAATCGGACGTGGAACAGCTCTCGGAGCGGGCGAGCGAACTCACGCAGTTGCTGGCGACGTTCGAAATCGACGGGACGACAACCGCCGAGACAGACGTGTTCGACCCGGCCGCGGCCGAGACGGGCCCGGAGGCGGCAACGGTCGACGGAGACGGCACCGACGAGTCTACCCGGATAGTCGGTGACGGGAGCGGCGACTGA
- a CDS encoding sensor histidine kinase, translating into MSALTHPVVVLGGLSTALALCLAAVTWHQRETRGARTYTLLLVALAVWTALYVGQLLVPTAAGKRPWFVARHAMGPLFAVAFWLFTARYTDRHEMLDRRLLGPIAAAGLAFVGLVLLNPGGLYWSALSLDPMGPLLLLELTLGPLFWLNCVYIFGVVAAAHVVIVSAWKRTFDSYRPQLLVMTAIGCVEFALAVLFLSEHTALLPALNPWPNVQLISYGAIIAALPIGWSYVNGFFFDRRPLAHRAVIESMDDAVYVVDREGTIRYTNPLGNRLVGRPPDADAPTAPAAEVFAARPTLLSCYEQAGDAVDDATLACEIDGEQRFYDIRVSTITDSIGEPSGAVVVGRDITEERRQRGQLRVRTAQLERQNERLDQFGQYVSHDLRNPIQVASGYVELARETGDLSRLDDIDRAIRRMSEMVEDLRELTAVDRDTLDVERVNVARAAHTAWAHVDTDGATLRVPENDIILADSDYLLHVFENLFRNSIDHGRPDEAADAIGDGGALTVTVGPLDNGFFVADDGVGIPESERDAVLDHGYTTDDGGTGLGMAIVRTVADAHEWAVTVTESESGGARFEFHHVEVPGE; encoded by the coding sequence ATGAGCGCGCTCACCCATCCCGTCGTGGTGCTGGGGGGACTCTCGACGGCGCTCGCGCTGTGTCTCGCCGCGGTGACGTGGCACCAGCGCGAGACGCGGGGCGCGCGGACCTACACGCTGTTGCTGGTCGCGCTTGCGGTCTGGACGGCGCTCTACGTCGGGCAACTGCTGGTGCCCACGGCGGCGGGCAAGCGCCCCTGGTTCGTCGCCCGCCACGCGATGGGGCCGCTGTTTGCCGTGGCGTTCTGGCTCTTTACCGCCCGGTACACCGACCGCCACGAGATGCTCGACCGCCGGCTGCTGGGCCCCATCGCCGCCGCCGGACTGGCCTTCGTCGGCCTGGTCCTCCTGAACCCCGGCGGGCTGTACTGGTCGGCGCTCTCGCTCGACCCGATGGGACCGCTCCTCCTGCTCGAACTCACCCTCGGCCCGCTGTTCTGGCTCAACTGCGTCTACATCTTCGGCGTCGTCGCTGCCGCCCACGTCGTCATCGTCTCGGCCTGGAAGCGGACGTTCGACAGTTACCGCCCGCAGCTGCTCGTGATGACCGCCATCGGCTGCGTCGAGTTTGCCCTCGCCGTCCTCTTTCTCTCGGAACACACCGCGCTGCTACCGGCGCTGAACCCCTGGCCCAACGTCCAACTCATCAGCTACGGGGCCATTATCGCCGCCCTCCCTATCGGCTGGTCGTACGTCAACGGCTTCTTCTTCGACCGCCGGCCCCTGGCCCATCGGGCCGTCATCGAGAGCATGGACGACGCCGTCTACGTCGTCGACCGCGAGGGGACGATTCGCTACACGAACCCGCTGGGGAACCGACTGGTGGGGCGCCCGCCCGACGCCGACGCCCCGACCGCCCCCGCCGCCGAGGTCTTCGCGGCTCGGCCGACGCTCCTGTCCTGTTACGAACAGGCCGGCGACGCCGTCGACGACGCGACCCTGGCCTGCGAGATAGACGGCGAGCAGCGCTTTTACGACATCCGCGTCTCGACGATTACCGACTCCATCGGGGAGCCGTCCGGCGCCGTCGTCGTCGGCCGCGACATCACCGAGGAGCGCCGCCAGCGCGGGCAGCTCCGCGTCCGCACCGCGCAGCTCGAACGCCAGAACGAACGGCTGGACCAGTTCGGCCAGTACGTCTCACACGACCTGCGCAACCCCATCCAGGTCGCCTCGGGCTACGTCGAACTCGCCCGCGAGACGGGGGACCTCTCGCGGCTGGACGACATCGACCGCGCCATCCGCCGGATGAGCGAGATGGTCGAGGACCTCAGGGAGCTGACCGCCGTCGACCGCGACACCCTCGACGTGGAGCGGGTCAACGTCGCCCGGGCCGCCCACACCGCCTGGGCGCACGTCGACACCGACGGCGCCACGCTCCGGGTGCCCGAAAACGACATCATCCTCGCCGACAGCGACTACCTGCTCCACGTCTTCGAGAACCTCTTCCGGAACTCGATAGACCACGGCCGCCCCGACGAGGCCGCCGACGCAATCGGCGACGGCGGCGCGCTCACTGTCACCGTCGGCCCGCTCGATAACGGCTTCTTCGTCGCCGACGACGGCGTCGGCATCCCCGAGAGCGAGCGCGACGCCGTCCTCGACCACGGCTACACCACGGACGACGGCGGCACCGGCCTGGGGATGGCTATCGTCCGCACTGTCGCTGACGCCCACGAGTGGGCCGTCACCGTCACCGAGAGCGAGTCCGGCGGCGCCCGCTTCGAGTTTCACCACGTCGAGGTGCCGGGAGAGTGA